The Rhododendron vialii isolate Sample 1 chromosome 8a, ASM3025357v1 genome has a window encoding:
- the LOC131335912 gene encoding cytochrome P450 736A117-like isoform X3 encodes MFSFPLLPFYSLPLFFFLFYLFRFFSNTSRKTFPPSPPKLPILGNLHQIGLYPHRSLRTLAQKHGPLMLLHYGSTPVLVVSSALSAREIMKTHDLAFSSRPKPSIATRLLYDTKDVAFSPYGDYWRQVRSICVLHLLSNKRVQSFREVREEETALMVDKIRSRSHSLVNMTDMFATLTNNVVCRVALGRKYDGAGEGKRVAELLGELLELLGIDNVRDYIPWLAWINIITGLDAKVDRVAKGMDEFLEGLVEERMNRYKRENGGSGSGHDSEETQDFVDILLEIQRENAAGSSPVHKDTIKAVLMDMLGGGTDTTATSLVWTMTELLRHPKVMKKLQNEVREIARGKPNVSEDDLGRMHYLNAVVKEALRIRAPVPLLIARESIQDVRVMGYDIAAGTQVLVNAWAIARDPLTWEDPEEFRPERFLNNSMDVKGQDFEFIPFGAGRRGCPGTLFAMNVYELALANVVHSFDLSLPSGEDLDMTENPGLVIHKKKPLMVVASPFSF; translated from the exons ATGTTCTCATTTCCTCTCTTACCCTTCTACTCTCTCcccttgttcttcttcttattcTATCTTTTCAGGTTCTTCTCCAATACCAGTAGAAAAACCTTTCCTCCTTCTCCACCAAAGCTCCCAATCCTGGGGAACCTCCATCAAATCGGCCTGTATCCCCACCGCTCCCTCAGAACGCTAGCTCAAAAACATGGACCGCTTATGTTGCTTCATTATGGCAGCACACCGGTCCTCGTTGTCTCCTCTGCTCTCTCAGCTCGCGAGATCATGAAAACCCATGATCTGGCCTTTTCGAGCAGGCCTAAGCCAAGCATTGCCACAAGACTTCTCTATGACACAAAAGACGTGGCATTCAGCCCCTACGGTGACTATTGGAGGCAGGTGAGAAGCATTTGTGTCCTCCATCTTCTCAGTAACAAGAGGGTCCAATCCTTCCGGGAAGTGAGGGAGGAAGAAACAGCTCTTATGGTCGATAAGATCAGATCACGTTCTCATTCATTGGTAAACATGACAGACATGTTCGCGACCCTCACAAATAATGTCGTGTGTAGGGTGGCCTTGGGGAGGAAGTATGATGGAGCGGGAGAAGGGAAGAGGGTTGCGGAGCTTTTGGGGGAGCTCTTGGAGCTATTGGGTATCGACAATGTGAGAGATTACATCCCGTGGCTTGCTTGGATTAACATAATCACTGGATTGGATGCTAAAGTGGACAGAGTTGCTAAGGGgatggatgagtttcttgaggGACTAGTTGAAGAACGAATGAATCGCTATAAAAGAGAGAACGGTGGCAGTGGAAGCGGCCATGACAGTGAAGAAACGCAGGACTTTGTGGATATTCTGCTTGAAATTCAAAGAGAGAACGCAGCTGGTTCCTCTCCGGTTCACAAAGATACTATCAAAGCGGTTTTAATG GACATGCTTGGTGGTGGAACTGACACTACAGCCACATCTCTAGTCTGGACGATGACTGAGCTCTTAAGACACCCGAAAGTCATGAAGAAGCTGCAGAATGAGGTGAGGGAAATAGCCAGAGGTAAACCGAACGTGTCCGAGGATGACTTGGGAAGAATGCACTACTTGAACGCAGTGGTCAAAGAAGCACTCAGGATACGTGCTCCCGTTCCGTTACTCATTGCGCGAGAATCAATCCAAGATGTCAGGGTAATGGGTTATGACATCGCGGCTGGCACACAAGTGCTGGTCAACGCCTGGGCGATCGCAAGAGACCCGTTGACGTGGGAAGATCCCGAGGAGTTCAGGCCAGAGAGGTTCTTGAACAATTCGATGGACGTAAAAGGGCAGGATTTTGAGTTTATTCCCTTCGGTGCTGGCCGGAGGGGGTGCCCCGGTACCCTTTTCGCCATGAATGTGTATGAGCTTGCATTGGCAAATGTTGTACACAGCTTCGATTTGTCATTGCCCAGTGGAGAGGATTTAGACATGACTGAAAACCCTGGTTTAGTTATCCACAAGAAAAAGCCTCTAATGGTTGTTGCCAGTCCTTTCTCTTTCTAG